GCCGGCGGAGCTGCAACCTGGCCAGAAGAAGCCGTCGCTTCCCCAGATTTTTACAAGTTCCGATCAGAATATTTGCATCACGGAGAAGCCACCACCTCGGGAATCTCGCGTCGCCGTGATGAAGGTGGAGCTTGCAGCGGGCACCTCCCAGACCGGCAAGGCGGAGGAgactccgccgccgtccccggcAGCCGCTGCCGCACCATCCGCGGCGGAGGACGCGCCGCTCCTCCCCGACGGGGGCGTGCGGCGCCGGGCGGGGTGCGGGCGGTTCGCGCAGCGCAGCGGCTCCTTCCGCCGCGAggtcggccgcgccgccgctgagACCTTCCTCCTCACGAGGCTCACCTTGATCCTGCTCCGCTACCTCGGGTACATGTCAATTCCATTTCGATTTAGCTTCTGGCTGCTAGTTGCGATTTAGTATGTTGTGCTACTTGCTTACGTATTCTATATTATGTACTAGAGCCTCTACTTGGACTTTCACACTTCCACCTGTGCTTCATTAGTCATTACTCTCCTGCTACACCTACGTGCTCAGTGACATTTTATTGGAGAATTTGTCTTCTCTTGAAAAGGAGTCTTCGTTGAAAAGGAAATGGAGAAATAGTTAGGACCATGGATATAAGTGATAGTTACTAGACATGCTTGTTGCTACTCATAACCTTAAAAGCATATAGCACATGATACAGCTGATACTAGCCTACTACTAAAAATGATTGGAATTATGGACACATGGGCAGATCGCCCTTTATCAAACTGCAGGTTTTTGTGCAGTTTATTGTAATAACTTGTTAAATTTATGCAGGATAGGCTATAGATGGATCCGGCAGTTTCTAGCCCTCTGCTGTTATACTTTCTTGCTGATGCCAGGTTTTATTCAAGGTTTGTGTTACTAACTTTGCAATTGTTTTATTGGGCCACATATTAGGCGCTTTTTTATTCTTGAAATGGCCTGTGTGATATAGCTTATTAAACCCATGCAATACAACTGTTCTGTCTTAATGAATTCTTGCTTTTCTCTACTCCAGTTGTATATTATTATTTCTTCTCTAGCCATGTTCATAGGAGTGTTGTATATGGTGATCAGCCAAGAAACAGGTAATTCATTCAACTCTATTACCATGTATGATGTATCTAATATTTCTGCTTGATGAATCATTTGATAAGTTTTCTGGCAGATTGGACTTGTATATACCCACTACTACGACAGGGTTAAAGCCAGTTGTGGCATTTGTGACTGGTGGAGCATGGATCATAGGGTGAGTGGAAGTATGTACTATCTTGAGCTCCAAACATTTTTTGATGTTCTTGCTATTAAGGTAAAGTTTGTGTGTCTTCACTTTGCATATCAAATCATATATTTCTCAGGTACAAAGGTTGGGGGGCCCTTTTAGGCAGACGCTTAGCAGAAAGGGGCATCATAGTTGCATGCATTGATTACAGGTACTCAGAATGTATTTCTATGTATGTAGAGCAGCAATATCATTCAGACCATAGTCACTGAGAATGCAAATGCTTTGTTTGCAGAAACTTTCCTCAAGGGACCATTGGTGACATGGTAGAAGATGCTTCTCAAGGAATCTCTTTTGTCTGCAACAATATAGCAAGTTATGGAGGTGATCCTAACAGGTTTATAACTTGTTCTGTTGTGTGCATATTTTCAACCTTGGCTATTACAATCACTAAAATTGTGGCATGCACATTTGCATGAATGATAACACTTTGCATGCTTTAGAACCTCAAAATAAGTGCTGTTGAGGTAGATTATTGAAGGCACGCTTTTGTTTGCCCATTCATCTTTTGTAGATGATTGGCCTATTTGATTTCATTATTCCAATAATATTTATCATCCCTAAAACAGCATGCGCGGAACGAACAAATATAGACTCCTGTCCTAAGATGGCATGTTTAAAGTATTTTTGTtcttacatattctatgcacaTCATTCACACAGGGTTTACCTTGTTGGACAATCAGCTGGTGCACATATTGCTGCGTGTGCCCTCTTAAACCAGGCCATTAGAGAATGCGGTGAAGGAGATACTTCTTCTTGGAGTGTTTCTCAAATAAAAGCTTACTTTGGCATTTCTGGCGGGTAAATTATTCACGTCTCTTTAAATAGTATATATAGCTTACAGAGAAACTATATGTTTACCTGTGAGAATGTTTGCATTATTGTCAGTACTTCTCCAAATTTGGGCAACCCTGCCAAATAAAGTAGATATCTGGCTGCATTCTGTTGTAGTTTACTGCCAAATAGAGAAGTAATATGATTGCTCCAGATTCAGTAGATGAGATTTAGCATTCAATAGTCGGTGGGATGAAACATAACAAGATATTTAACAATATGTTTAAGTACCGAGTTTCGAAAGAATGTAAACTATGGACCTCTTTAGCACTTACATCAACAGAATGTAAACTATGGACATCTTTAGCACTTACATCAGCACTAGTGTAGCACTTGTTAGATTCGGTAGGAACAGCGTCTTGTACAGGCCAATACAGACTGTATACTGTGTTAGAATTTTTTTTGTTTGAAACATGGGTGGATTAGGCTTGATTTTTTGTGAATGATCTCTGCAGGTACAATCTCCTTAATTTGGTTGATCATTTCCATAGACGTGGCCTTTATCGATCCATCTTTCTCAGGTTTGTGTTACTATTCATTGGTGTCTTTTTATAAAGTTGTGATCCTGTTAGCGTAATTATGACACGTTCGATCATATTTTCCAGTATTATGGAAGGTGAAGAGTCACTGCAGAAATTCTCTCCACAAGTGATGATTAAGGAGTCATCTGCTAGATCTGCAGTTTCTTTGTTGCCCCATATTATCCTTTTCCACGGAACAAGTGACCATTCAATACCATCAGCTGAAAGGTGCGTCAAATTACAATACTTGAACATAGGGCGCATGGTATAGCCACTTTATAGAAATGTTTTATGTATAATGATGATCAATCACAAAATGCAGCCAAGCATTCGCTGATGCTTTACAACAGCATGGTGCAAAAGCAGATCTATTCTTGTATGAAGGAAAGACACATACTGATTTATTCCTTCAGGTAGTCATTGTGTCACGCTTTTCAGATCTGCTTTATTTTCTGGTTCAGTAATAGTGACATTGTTGTTTGATTTCTTGGAAAGTTTTGAGCTCCGTTCGAGGATGACCCAAGAGACTATGAATACATCAATACTAAATGTTAATCCTAGAAAAGTAATTTTCAATGATGAATGTTGTGTTGGCAGGATCCTCTTCGTGGTGGTAGGGATAAAATGCTTGAAGAGATCGCCAGTGTGATACACAGCGAAGATCCAGACGTATCTGCCGACCACCACGTCGTTCCTGTTGCACGGCGTCTTGTTCCTGAATTCATGTTGAAGCTCGCTGGGAGAGTAAGCCCTTTCTGAAGATGGTGGTGGTTTGTGATTGCAGCATGAACCAGATGTAACTGTAAAGATTATTGTACATTAGGGGGAGGCAGCCTGGCGCCAATTGGGTCCTGCGTTaggattttatttttatttttttttaatgACGAAAAATATTTTTGGTCCCTGATCAGCGAGTCAACTGCCATCCCAACTCCCAAGCCCTAGTCACGTTGAGAAGCTACGGACCCGCTGTATACATCGATCAGGACGTGTCATTTTTTGGTGCTGGTCGCGCATACTACCGATATTTCCTGTGACGTTTGTCATTGTTGTATTGTATTTTTATCTCTCGAAGGCTTATTAAGCTCTTTAACCTGGGCGTGCAAAATCATGTGTGTCACTCAGCTCGTCTGTTCATGCTTAGCAGAATAACCAATTTGGTCCCATGAAGGCATAAATATTGTAGCAGCATGCTGTAATCATACGTCTTGACCTTGTACTTGTGTCTTGAAAGGCAAAGCATACATACAGAGATAATGGGAAAGAAAATGGTACGCTGCTGACAATTCATATGGCAGAGCCGTTGTAAAACTCCAGACTCCGTTGGAAAAAGAATACGTCCTCATGGTGAGTCAGCTGACCACGCTTCATTGTTCATTACATTTCCACCATGGACTAACTAGTGTTACATCGCAGGGATTGTTCATGGATCCATGCAGGGCCCATGCTGTTACAAACAGGGTGAAAAATGCCCCTGcatcttcctcttcctcaaGTAACGCCCAAAGTCCAGATTTGCAATGCAGTGTTTTGCTTTCCCTGGCTGTCTTCTATATCGTCGGCATACAGTTTACCTGACAGAAATCTTGTGACGGGATTGTTGTCACCCCACGGTCATTGGAGCCTAGGAGTGCATCCTAGAGACCTTTTCAGACAATCCATCGACATCACCTTCCATTTCCTCAGGGATTTCATCATCCTAATATAGACATCAAACATCAGTGGTGGAGCCACTACCTAATCTCTAATAAAGTGAACCAAAGAAAGGTGCAACTTGCATGCAAGAAATCAATTGAACAAGCTCTTTTCAGGCATCCTTTCTTGATATTGACAATGCGCATTCCATTTTAAAAAAAGATGGTGACAGTGCACAAGTTCGCCACCTTGCCTACTTGCCAGCAGAAGAATTCAGGTAGTTCAGCATTTACCTCTGGGTGTTTATCTGCGACAACAACACACTTGGAAGCACTAATGCTTGCACTCTTCAGGTAGCTTCGGGAGCTTAAGCTTGTGGATTTCAAGCCATCCTGGCCAACATCTTCTGACCTTGGAGGGCTCACAGTAGTGCGGGCAACAGAATCTGCACTTCTCTCCTGATCAACAATATGTTGTTCATTATTGCCATCCTTCGACACAACCACTCTTTCCCTGTCACGCGCAAAACCATGCAGGATTTAGTACAACTCGACCAAAGCAAGAGCTTCTGTACTTCTGAATCCTAACCACCATGATATATACCTTGGTAAAGAAGCATGCTTTCTCTGCAGTGGAGAACCTCTTTCTCCTTTGCTGTAATGCTCCTCAAGGTGTGCAAACTGCCGTTTGAAGCGGTCAACTCCACTGCAGTAAGATAGTAGTATTAATAACCTAGATAAAAAGAAGAATACTAGTACTATAAAGAAGAGTAAGGTTAGATACATGCTTTATCAACTCCAGCAACTCCTTGCACCAGAATAAAAAACAGCATAGAAGTTGATTGTTAGTGTTTCCTATACCAAATCTTGTTGgggggtgtgtgtgtgtgtgtgtgttgggggggggggggtggggggggtcGTCCTGGGAACGTGTGTTCTAAAAGTGAGGAAGTGCTGTCAGCAAAGAATTTTAGGTTGTAAGGAAAATGCAAAGTATAGTGTGGAATTTGTTCAATGTTGATCTTCACTATTCCCATGGTGGCAGTAAACTAATGCAATACTGCACCTTGGATAGAGGAAGCTAATCTGTTCTCCACCTTTCATGTACTCCTCCAGCATCTGTGGATGATACTCCAAAATCTGCTTGCAGTTTGTAAAATAATCAATTCTCAAACAAAGAGAGTAATTTGTTTACCCAAAAAGGGAAATCTATTGCTCCCTACCTCTCGATAGATCAACTCTCTAACATCATCTTTTGCCAGCTTCCTTCTTTCAAATTCGAATTCAAGTTTTGAAATTGGGTGTCTTGAGGGCTCACGTTCCAAATTAGCAAGGCTTGCGAAGTATGGATCAGCCAGAGCCTGAAATAAgattaaaataaatcaaaataataaaattgtatTGAAATATATGTGAGGCATTTTTTGTGGAAATTGTTAAGGCAGTTCCAACAAAGGAAAAGAAACTGTGTTCTGAGTTCACCTCTTCTGCTGTGGGCCGATCTTTAGGATCAAACGCAAGCAAACGCTCTAGCAGACGAAGAGCCAAAGGATCAGCATTTCGAAATTTCTGAGTAAACGGCACAGGATGTTTTTTCCGCATGCAGCTCAAGTATCTCCTGGCCTTCTCATTTCGAATCTGCAAAGGTTGTAGAGAACAGTAAGGATGTTTTCTCATCATTTGAAATCACAAAATCACAAAAGAAATAAATATGTGGATCATGAAGGAAATATTTCAGTCTTGCAATGGACTTTGTTACTAAAATGGTACATTATATTAAGATTATCTTTTCACATATCCTTTATGTCTTGTTAAAAAACACTATTGCTACTAATGATACAAAATAGGATGTTCGAGCAAAAATGACACAGAAGAATTGAGATGTAGTACCCGAGATAAGGTCTCGGATGATGGAGTTCCAAGAAGATCTGTGATGAGATCTAATTGGTGTACAACATTCTTTCCAGGAAACAGTGGCCTTCCAGTGAGAAGTTCAGCAAATATGCACCCAATACTCCAAATATCAATTGCAGGAGTGTACTGCATATAAATTAAAACTTGTCAGAATATGGATGGCTGTAACATAAGGATTTTGCAGAAAGATTTGGGAATATAATCTTGTCCAAATAAACATTATGCCTCCAGATTTCAGGAGATTACTACAGGAACTGTGAGTTTGAGATATTATTTAtaagcatataaagaaaatattgTTTTAGCCTTTTAGGTACAACAGTTGAACTGTGAGTTTGAGATACTTTTTTGagaaatttgaaacataagCCCAACATGAGAAATGCTTTAGGCTGCAGAACTAGGCCCGAGCCTGGCAAGCCCAAGTATAAATTTTTTACACGAGCTAGATCACGTTTGTCAGAATGGCAAAAGAACCTGTCTAAGTATTATTATACTTGTTAAAAAAAAGCTTAGCTTGAATATTCCATTTGCAAAATTTGTTGATTTGAGATCTTCTCAGGGAATAAAATTGGACATCAATAAAAAATTCTTTAAAAAGGAAATATGACGCACTACATCATAATTGACCACTTCATGCATTACAAATTTCAAGATACACATGCATACATAGTGCTGTAACAACATTAATTTTGATTGCATGTAAGTTCGAGAGCTGAAGACATTACTTTGGAGAAAAAGGAACCACACAATTCAGGTGCCCGGTACCACCTTGTTGCCACATAATCCTTCAAATAGCAAAGCAGAACAAAGCGCACATTAAAACAAGGACATTGGAACATCAATACTTTCCATAAAATGACAAGAAACTTACCGTCCAAAATATAGCTGACGGGGCATCATTAAATGATGCACGGGCAAGTCCAAAGTCACAGATTTTCAGTTTGCAGTCTGAGTTAGCCAGTATATTCTTGGGCTTTAGATCGCGATGAAATACGTTAGCTGCACCAATGTAGACAAAAAGCACATTATCACAATAATAAACTAGAGAGCCATGAGCGGATGAGCTCATGACACTCTGACAAATACACGAATTATTTGTGCTTGCTAGCTGGGATAGGTATCATGTGGCTGGCACTAGTTCATATACTTACCGGCATGTATGTACTTGAGAGCACGAAGAAGTTGGTACAGGAAAAACTGGTGATGCTCAGGGGTAAGGTCATCATTCGCCTTGATCACTTGATGGAGATCTGACTCCATGAGCTCAAAGACAACATAGATATCCTGAAACTCCCTCCTAGAAGGAGGGAGCATGATGTGCTTGATCTCAACTATGTCTGGGTGACGAAGCAACCGAAGGAGCTTGATCTCACGCAGTATGCGTGTGGCATCCGAGACATGCTCAAACACATCATTGATCTTCTTGATAGCAACCCTCTCACCAGTGCGGGTATCTACTGCTGCAGCAACTACTCCATAACTCCCTTTACCAATGACTTCTTGAATCTGGTACTGGCTTGCCTCTCCATATTCTGTGAAGAACTCCATTTCCACTGAGTTCTGCAAGATCAAAATTTCAAGAACATGTTGAAGTTAACAAGAGATATATGGAATACTGTGCATCATAGACTGATTGGTTACAAAATATCCATACTGAAACAACCTAAGGTTAACTGAACAGTAGCGTATTGGTGAAAGGTATCCCCCAGCAGAGCAAATGACAAAGCTGCTAATACGCGTCTGGAGGTTCCCTTTATAAAGCTATAGGATCTTTTACCAAGTTCATGACTAACCTACTAAAAATTGACTTATTCACTAAAGGCAGGGTCAGGTAAATTCAGTAGGAACACATGCAAGGGCAAAGACCTTTTCTCATTGAGTCAGTCCTCAACAGCAAATAGGCAAGGGAACAGGGAACTGGAGCTAGAGGCCCAGATCAGGTCAACATTAGAAGCCCAGTCAGATCATCAAAAAACAAAAGTGGACAACTTGAAGAAGAGTTCCTCAGGATCACTACGACGCGGATGATGCAAGCAACTGCCGATAGCTAATTGAAGTTTGATGACGCAAAACGAGAACTAGAAGAGTACGAGCATAGAAACCAGAAGAATGTTACAGAAGAAGTGATTGAATTGAACATTTCGTCCAGTTGAGAAATTGGACTGAAACCACCTCTTATTGCATCGATCAAACGATAAGCATGAATCAGATCAAAGACAGTATGTAAGTCACAAGCTTTGCCTGCACAGTTTCCGAATGCATGTGCGGAAAGAAACAAGGTACTTGGCATGAAATTGTATAAGTATGGAAGCAAGCGACGGACACAAAAATCCAATCTTGGCGAGAAATTTCCCGTGACCGCGAATCAAGGATCACGAGAAAGCCACAAAAGCAAGCAAAGCAACAGAAGCGAGCCCAGAGCGCGGCGCTGGGTTGCTCACCTTCTTGTGGCTCTCGACGGGCAGCGGCATCTTGCGCTTGGGCACGCGGATGGCGCGGAGGCCGACGAGATCCGGGTCCTCGATGACCTCGAGATCGGGCGAGCCTtcctccccctcgccggcgaCGGACGACTGGTGGGAGTTGGAGGTGGAGCCGTTGCGGCGGTGGAACAAGCGGCGGAAGCCGTCGACGATCGTGCCCCCTCCGCCCATCTTCCTAGCCCTGCGCGCCCCACGGCATTGgctgcccgcccgcccgcccgcctaGCTATGTACTGCCCGCCTCCAAGCTCTCCCCCACTTCT
The genomic region above belongs to Panicum hallii strain FIL2 chromosome 4, PHallii_v3.1, whole genome shotgun sequence and contains:
- the LOC112888563 gene encoding probable isoprenylcysteine alpha-carbonyl methylesterase ICMEL1 yields the protein MKVELAAGTSQTGKAEETPPPSPAAAAAPSAAEDAPLLPDGGVRRRAGCGRFAQRSGSFRREVGRAAAETFLLTRLTLILLRYLGIGYRWIRQFLALCCYTFLLMPGFIQVVYYYFFSSHVHRSVVYGDQPRNRLDLYIPTTTTGLKPVVAFVTGGAWIIGYKGWGALLGRRLAERGIIVACIDYRNFPQGTIGDMVEDASQGISFVCNNIASYGGDPNRVYLVGQSAGAHIAACALLNQAIRECGEGDTSSWSVSQIKAYFGISGGYNLLNLVDHFHRRGLYRSIFLSIMEGEESLQKFSPQVMIKESSARSAVSLLPHIILFHGTSDHSIPSAESQAFADALQQHGAKADLFLYEGKTHTDLFLQDPLRGGRDKMLEEIASVIHSEDPDVSADHHVVPVARRLVPEFMLKLAGRVSPF
- the LOC112888561 gene encoding mitogen-activated protein kinase 12, which encodes MGGGGTIVDGFRRLFHRRNGSTSNSHQSSVAGEGEEGSPDLEVIEDPDLVGLRAIRVPKRKMPLPVESHKKNSVEMEFFTEYGEASQYQIQEVIGKGSYGVVAAAVDTRTGERVAIKKINDVFEHVSDATRILREIKLLRLLRHPDIVEIKHIMLPPSRREFQDIYVVFELMESDLHQVIKANDDLTPEHHQFFLYQLLRALKYIHAANVFHRDLKPKNILANSDCKLKICDFGLARASFNDAPSAIFWTDYVATRWYRAPELCGSFFSKYTPAIDIWSIGCIFAELLTGRPLFPGKNVVHQLDLITDLLGTPSSETLSRIRNEKARRYLSCMRKKHPVPFTQKFRNADPLALRLLERLLAFDPKDRPTAEEALADPYFASLANLEREPSRHPISKLEFEFERRKLAKDDVRELIYREILEYHPQMLEEYMKGGEQISFLYPSGVDRFKRQFAHLEEHYSKGERGSPLQRKHASLPRERVVVSKDGNNEQHIVDQERSADSVARTTVSPPRSEDVGQDGLKSTSLSSRSYLKSASISASKCVVVADKHPEDDEIPEEMEGDVDGLSEKVSRMHS